The genomic region tgatcaaAACACCTGAAGAAGCTAACTGGGTCGGTAAAACTGAGAAGAGTCACGTTTTCCTGCATGTTGGACATATTAATGCAGGCAGTCAGTGACATCATCCTGTCACCTGGTCCTGCTGAGTTCTTACAGAAGGTTAACGTGTCTCTACCTGTTCTCTCCAGGTGCTCCTTCATAATGGCAGAATATTGCTTCATCCTTTCTGGAAAAACCTTGGTGATGTACAGACTAATCCTGAGTGTTCTATGTTCATCAGAATCCCATCTGGGTTTTACAGCGAGAGCCTTTGGTGTCAGAGCCGTCCAGTGCAGCGTCTTCAGGTCCAGTGTCCAACAGAGGTCTTCTTCTCCGTCATAACCAAATTTTGAGAAAGCAGAGATTTCTCCTGTCTCACTGTCCAATTCACAATGATCAATCCTCTGCAGAACATGACACCTGCTGGGAGAACGCAGAGGTCAGTAAATCTGGAGCATGCTATGCTATTCCCCTCCTTTCTTGAGTGCACAATGAGTTCTGGCATGGAAGAAAAAGTGGATCATGGTCTCACCTCCAGTCTGGTTGTAGATCTCCATCACATTGTACATCCAGTACTTCATGTAGGCTGGAAAAACGCTCCACACACCTCTGCAGTGGTACCAGTCCAGCTGTTTCTTGGTGATGGTCCAGGAACGTCTTTGCCCAGTTTTGTCTTTGGCTCCTACTTTCTTTTAGTGGTGTCGCAGTATCCAACCTCAAGTCCACTGACCTCCATTCTTGCAAAAAACTCAGGGATGTTTGGGAGTCCAGAGGACAGGGTGTGGTAAATGGTGAGGGACGGTTGCACTAGGAGACAAACGGGAGATCTTTTAGAGGAGCCTTAAGACTGCAGACTGTAGGAACTCCAATAAATGGGCTGGAACCTGTGAGGAGGATCTTTTAAAGTGCATATAATTGTCCCATGGCTGCTGTTGTTCCCCAGGGCAAGGCCTACTTTCTGCCACCGCGCTGTCCTCGCCTCACCCTGGCTTCTCACCTGACCGGTGTCTCCTCTGCTTTGATTTGGAGTCTTTGAAATTTTGAGTTGAATGCCTCGATGCTCATGGGCCAAACATGAATCTCTAATAAAGAGGACTGTGTTCCGCTGAAGCAGGTGATTGTTTGCTGCCTTCCAGAGCAGCATTCAGCATCAGGACAACTCAGATTTCCCCATCTTTCAGACCAACGCTCTTATTTTGAGGTTAGAAACCCTGTTTACTTTTCTTAGTCATGAACGTGTGTAAATGTAGGAGAATCACAGGAGGAATGTGAACTTACCTGCAGATGCAGATTTACAGGAAAGCAACAGCATGAACAATAATTTCCTCATTTTGTCTGGCTGAATAGGTCTGAAGGGCTGATGTAACTGGAGTTTTTATATCCTTCAGGTTGGGGTGGAACCAActgatttattttcctcccaCCAAAAAATTCATCcaatgaaaatatgaaacacAAAATAAAGTGCTCCTTCTGTTCTGAGCTCTTGAAATGTCacacatattttttaaatttacttaGAAAAATTCTCCTAATATATGTATTGTATTTAAAATGTACAATACAAAACTGATATGATCATTTAGACCTGTAGTAGGTAAATGCATTGGAaacttttattgaaaataaagtaaatcaataaaacaaatataagtGTCCCTATTTTCCAGATGCTATTATCTTCATATATGGCTCCCAGAAGTAAACAAATTTGTTCTTTTGGTCTTTCTAGGCTTCATTCTGAGGGTTCAgacatttatttcaaacatgTTATAAGTCACTATTCATTTTTTGGCTCTTATTAACTACGTTTGCAGATGACTTTTGGAATTAGATGTGAGTTGGGTTACTTTTGGTTATGTCAGAGCTTAGGTTAGAACCTATGAAGGTCAATAGATGCATTTAATTACACCCAAGGAAAGGGAATATTTTACACTTGAAAACTTAAAAGAACTAATCCAAATCTATATTATGTAAAGAAGGAAGATGATTCCCATTTAATTTAGCTGATAATTGGCCTAAAATTGCGGTGTACTTGTCCGGGTTCTACAGTAAACTTaaattcaaaacatttttttcactttcacattttccaaatcCACGCACACCGAAGCTCACATCCTGTTTTCCTCCGGGATGCTTCAGGAAAGCCTCGCGATATCTCGCGATATTTCAACCGTTATATCCTCTGGTTTCTTTCTGTATTTCACAAATAATGTGTTTATCAGTATTCGTGGAAGGCGAGTTGCATAAAGATATAAACACGATTCAGCATAAATATGGTGACGTCGTATTCAtttcaaacatgtttgtttgccAACAGACACACGACAAGGGAGCATAGAAGGAAGCTCCATCGGAATGGAACGCGCCCCCGCGAGATTTGGTTGCGTTTACTTGAGTAAATGCCACGTCTTAACAACGGCGTCAACTCTGGGAGAACTATAAGGAGTTCCCCAAACACACTGCTCTGCAGCCAGGAGAGAGTGATCCAGCGGCTCGACGCCTGGTGATATCCGACGCTACCCGGTAAGAATGCAGTGTTTACTTTCACAGTGATTCCTCCTGACGCGGAAGCATGCTAGCACGTAGCTGCTTCGCCAGCTAGCCGGCCGGCTCCCCATGTTTAATGATCGGATTTGGCAGTTTACTGTCAGATAAAGGCTGCGCCTTTTAAGATCTGAcactctttgttttctttcatacCCCGACGTGTGGTCTAATCTTCAGGTGGCTTGACGAGGCGTCAGCTGCTCGCAGTTTATGACAGAAGGTTTCCTAAAGCATCAACAGATGCTCCGACTCACTTTATAAACGTTGCATTTGATGGAAAAAACGCGAAATCTGCAGCTGGGGGCGACAATCGCTGGCAGATTTGGTCAGTTTGTATGAAAAGTAAACTTTGTTGAGGAAGTTAAAGGAGAAAACGAGAGTAGCTGTTTGTTTGCCAAACTGTTCCTTTAACGTTGCCTGTAACTATTTGTTCCTGTGATGTTCAGATGATGATTTTCATAAAGTGTGGAAGAGAAAAgttatttcctttatttattttcccccGCAGACCGACCAAAATGGGATGcccacacctgctgctgctggcggttGTCGCATCTTCACTATTTCCTCTAAACTTACATTCAGGCTCTGCTCACAGGCCATTCCCATGGTGACCACAGCCACCATCATCATGGTCACTCCCATAGAGACCAGGAGCATTTCCATGACCCTGAGGTGAAGATGTTCCATGGAGCAAGCAAGTGGAGCGCTGAGGCCAACCTCCCCAAAGAGGAGCCCcatggacatggacatggacatgATCATGGACACGGACACGCTCACGATCATGGACACGCTCACGATCATGGACACGCTCACGATCATGGACACGGACACGATCATGGACACGGACACGCTCACGATCATGGACACGCTCACGATCATGGACACGCTCACGATCATGGACACGCTCACGATCATGGACATGCTCACGATCAGAAGGAGGAGAGTGGCCACCGGGGCTCTCAGGGGTGGAAGAAGGACAAGAGGAAAGCCCCACAGAGGGACATGGTGGAGCTCTGGATGCAGGTGATGTGGTCTCGGGAATAATGTGGTGAAGATGAATTATCCAGTCTTTTCCTAGCCTGTCCCCTGCAGGGATAAATCCAGGAAtgtctgtttcctcctgtcatCTGCACAGTTGTAGTGCAAATATTATCACCCCGTCTGGCTAAATATGTACACAAGGAGGACTTTTTGATCAACTTCAGAGTAGATTATAACGGTGTCTAGAAAAGGGGCGGGACATAAAACTCGTTTGGTCCGGCTGAGGTCGTGGACGGTGTCACGTGGACAAACAGCAGAGGGGCTAAAGCAGCTCAGTGTGTCTCAGGTGCTTCGACCGCTTTAATAAAagtctccccctctcctcctccaggccatCGGGTCCACCCTGCTGATCAGCGCGGCTCCCTTCCTCATCCTGTTCCTGATCCCAGTTCAGTCCAACAGCGACCAacaccagaacctgctgaagattCTGCTCAGCTTCGCCTCGGGGGGTCTGCTGGGCGACGccttcctccacctcatccCTCACGCGTTGGGTAGGCTCTGATGACTTTTGCTCGCGGTTGCACAGGTTTGTGTTCAGTGCCCGGAGACGTCGGATGGAGCGAATCCAAACAGTTTGATGGGAGTTTTCTCGGACGGCGTTCCCGACTGTCTGTGTCCCCGAGAGCAGCTCGTAAAACACCTCGCAGCTCTTCTAACGGTTGTTTGCCCATGTTGACACGCAGCAGCTTTGAGGCACTTTTCTCCTGTTTGCGagcaaacaggagaaaacatcCGTACACGGAGATCCTGCAGGACGGGACCGTTTGCCCCTCCAGCCTGGGCGGCTCACTCCTGTGTCCCCTGTGGTTCATCCCACATTTATTGATTCAAATGATGTTGAACGGTGACTGGAGAGACGAGTGTACATGAAATGTCCTTTCATTCTACTCTTCCCCTGCGCAGCCCCGCACTCTCACCATGGAGACGACCACGGACACGCCCACAAAGTGAAGAGTCCCATGGCCACTCCCACGGTGGGCGGCTAATTACCTTGTTTCACCAGGAATTTACCCTAAACTTCTGTGATTTCTGCTTCCTGTGAGCAGAAATGTTCTGTCTTAGTCGGGTTTTGAGTCCGTTCACGCTCTCGGTTTGTATCTCGCGGTCTGACGGTTGCTCTGTTCCCAGGAGCCGAGCACGATCACGTCATGTCGGTGGGTTTGTGGGTTCTCGGAGGACTCGTTGCGTTTCTGATCGTGGAGAAGTTTGTGCGTCTGCTCAAGGGCAACGAGGGCCACGGCCACTCTCACAGCTCCTCTCAAGGTTCGTCGTCACAAACTCGCCTGCCGCTCCTGCTCAAACGCACGTTTCCCTGTGAGGGTGTGGACTGGGGGGGAAATCTGACCTCTGTTTGATACTCAGCCAAGCCAAAAGAAAAGCACAGTGATGACGAAGacgagaaggaaaaggagaagacgGCAAAGGCCACAAAAGATGAGCCCTGCACAGGTGAGTTTAGGTCGAGTTTAAGTTGATTTAGGTTGAGATTTTTAACTTGTTCAGGTTTACCAGGTCAGGCCTGATGTTAGAAAAGTGCtttattgatttcttttaaTGGGAAAATCTAAAAACTTAAAGTCTGAAAACCTTTATTTACCCCTATAATTAGCAGttctgccttttaaaaaatgaatgtgcGCCCCCAGTGGTCAAATACGAAATACACTACAAGTATATTTTCATAATTGTGTTGATCAAAAAACTCCCAATAATCTTGAATCTCTCTGGATGAAGGTAAGTGAGGGTGGCGTGCATTAATGCTGCTCATCATTGCTGCTATTGTTAGAATTCTGCAACTATTTCCACGCTGCATTCTTAGGTAATATAGTTAAAAATTATGATCggatctgttttatttttcttaaatgtaACTATTATTAGATGTTCTTGAACGCTGCATCATCACATCTACATCTGTTGTATTAGTCTGGAATTCTGAGGGCGTTACTGGCGCTGTCAGCAAGACAAAAATGTTCAGTTAGACGCCATCATGAACACGAGCAATTGTAATTAATATCATGCATTAATTACAAAATGTAACAacataaatgattttaaaaacgCTCTCACAACATAGACATCAAGGTGTCGGGTTACCTGAACCTGGCAGCTGACgtcatccataatttcaccgaTGGCCTGGCCATGGGGGCGTCCTTCCTGGTTAGTCCGACGGTCGGCACGATAACCACCCTCACCATCCTTCTGCACGAGGTCCCGCATGAGATCGGAGACTTCGCCATCCTCATCCAGTCAGGCTGCACCAAAAGAAAGGTGGCTGAAGCGTTTGTTGCTCTGCACGTGTCCCGTGAACGGTGATGTCATCACCGATCAACAGATCGATACCTCCTGAAAACAGCATCTCACCGTCGCCGTCCGCTTCCTCTTTCCCATCAGGCcatttttctccagctgctgacgGCCCTTGGGGCTGTGGCCGGGACGATCTGCTCGCTGTTGGCGCAGGGCGCGGGCACGGCAGCGACCACCTGGATCCTCCCGTTCACTGCGGGGGGCTTCGTCTACATCGCCACGGTGACGGTCCTCCCAGAACTGCTGGTGGGTCGCTCCAGTTTCGGCCAGTCTGTGATGGAGATTCTGGCTTTGCTGTTTGGAGTCGGCATGATGGTGGTGATCGCGGAGTACGAGTGAGACGGGAAGGCCAGAAGGAGGACAGGAAATGGTGGGTTTACGTGGATTAATGCTTACGAGGGGTGTGTTGTCTTTTACCAGCTCCTTTCTGACTCAAAGGTCCGGGAGTGAAGGGTTTTGGTGTATTTAGCCGTTGGTCACCTCTCTGATCTGTGCTCCAAACTTCCATCCGGAGCCACCGTGTCTGTAAAGTCGCTGAATAAGCTTTTTGAACCTCTGCTGACTGAGGCCAAACCGTGTCCACTAAATTTCACTCGGCTGTTTGGTCCTGTTCCTGTTTGTCGACAGCAGGCCAAATTTTAAATGTAGCGTTAGCCACAACACCCCCCCTTTtccatttcctccatttttgtGTCTGATGCTTGAAATGACATTTCTGATTATGTTTTTTAGAGCAGAGAatgcttttttctctctttagtcagctGCTCTGTTACATGTCCGTCTCTGTTGGATGTGAATATTTTAACAttccacaaaataaataattgccACTTATGACTTCAGCTGACATCTTTATTCTCATTCAAATATTTTAGTCTTgatattaatatatttatattattattaaaagtGGTGGAGCAGTAGTTTAATGTGGTGCAATATCGCAAAATGGCCACAAGAGGGACCCAAAGTCCGCGTTAGTCGCTTATTTGAATTTAATATTCTCGGATTGAAAACCGCTATTAAAATGGCGATTTTATGCTGttattctgtgtttttctttattagACTTTTCCATGATCTGTGTTATTGTGCTTACAGCCTGATTACACTCTGACATCACTGAGCCTCAGCAGCTAACTGGCACATCAACATGATATTTTTAGATGAACGAGTAAAAACATGCAGCTGCATCAACGTtcacaacaggagcagcagaggaggagtcaGTGATCAGCAAATACTGAGTCCATGAAAGAATTCTGATTCACTGTCTTAACTTTATTTAGTTTGAAAACAGAAGTTTAACAGTAATTATAGATAAACAACTGAGTTAATTcacataaaacatgtttttttttttcatcgtACAGGAGTGAGATGCAAAGTAACTTTTAATTATCTTTCTATCAATGTTTGGACGAAAAGTAGTTTCGCCACATTTCCACTTCAGCTTTTTACGTTATCTGTTTATTTCATCTGTTATTTCACAACTTCACCATTTCAAACGAAGGTCAATTTCACAATCTCAGGTTGTATTTTTCGAAGCTTCTGAAGGCAGAAACCAAAAGAAGAGACAGGAGCTGAGTGAGGCTGGTTTAGTTAGCAGACTGCTGCTGCGGATGGTGCTGCTTTATTTGTTGCTTTCACTTCACTTCAACCTGAAACAAACCCAAGAAACTAAAAAGCACtttcagtggttaaaaatcgtgttttaatgtttttgtttttttaaaaaggaaatcttTTAAGTTTTGCATTTGGAAATCCAAAGCAATTAATTTGTAAGAATTTTAGAGGATGTGTGATATTGAGCTGAAAGTTAAAGATGTTTTTGCGTCTTTTATTGTGAGTTAGTCTGATGCTAGAAATGGGAGGAGACAGGAAACCGCCAGAGCTGAACCATTAATTTGGTCGACCACATAACACGTTCAAACATGATGAGAGCAGCTGGTCGCTGAGGCCCAAATATCAGAAAAGACTCCTCATCTCCGAGGCTTTACCACCCACTGATGGAgggctgcaggtcaaaggtcactggcATCGCTGCAGTGGTGGgaacttttgtgtgtgtttttaatttggCTGTCCAAACTGATCAGAGTTTGATTCTGCTTCAGCGTGACCCTGGatcagtcggggggggggggctgggagtTActggctacccccccccccccatcggccTAAGACCCGCCCCCACAGACAAACAGGATGGAAACACTCTCCTGACTTTAGTTGGAATACTCTGAGAAAGAGGCTGCAGTCGATCCATGCGTCCCTGTCCCAATGGGCAAACCCGAACAAAAGGCCTCTAACTaaaagtgggcgtggccttcACTGCTAGGCTCCGCCCTGTGGCCATGACGGTGCTGTGTTTGGACGTGGTGCTGTCGTCCAGAGACTGCTCGTTGGACTGCATCATTTGTCTCTCCAGGTCGTCCTCCAGAGCCCTCTTGTAGACCCCTGTCAGACTCTGCCTGAAGTGGCCCCTCCCCTGCAGCCCCATGCAGAAATACAGAAGCGGGTTGATGCAGCTGTTGAAGTACGCCACAGCCGACGTGAGCGGAGACAGAATCTTCACCGCCTCGTTCTTCGCATCCACCAGCTTCACCAGCTGGATGCAGTGGTACGGCGCCCAGCACACGAAGAAAGCGATCACCAATGATGCCAGTATGCGCAGGGGGCGGGACTTTCCTGACAGGCGGGTCCGGCGAATACCAACCCCGGCCAGGATGTAACAAACGAGGATGACTATGAAGGGCAGCAGGAAGCCGCACAGGAAGCGATTGGTGTACAGCGCTACATTAGTGCTACTCTGCCCGTCGTCAACACCCGTAGAACACCGACTCAGGTTGTTGTTACCCATAGAGACGCGGCGGTAAACAAAGTAGGGGGTGCTGAGGATGACGGCCGCAATCCAGACGCCAATGGCCACCGTCCTGGCGGCAAGTAGGGTTCTTCTTCGCTTGGCAAAGAATGGCTGCCATACGCAGAGCACCCGGTCCATACTGATGATGGCGAGCAGGAACACAGAGCAGAACATGTTGGCGTACTTGAAGAAACCGTtgaacctgcagaagaagaggcCGTACGGCCAGTGGTCGTAGAAGAGCTTCTTGATGAGCGACAGGATGCGCGTGGAGCAGAAGACGAAGTCGGCCACGGCCAGATTCACCAACCACACGTTGGTGACGTTGGGCTGAAAAACAGAATAACAGCCGAGTGTTAAAAAGGTTGACGCTGGCGGATCCTCTGGGGAGCTCAGGGTCCTGGTTGGTTCCTGGACCTggactctgctgctcctcagatcagatcagctGTGAGCAGCCAGTCAGGTGTTAGTTTATCAGATTAAAGGGACAATGGCGCCTGTTTCTTTGGTGGCCAACGCAGCAGGGCGGGTTTGAGGTCAAGTGAAACAAAATGGTGGTTTCTGGTCTTTGCGCACCTTTAACTTGAATCCAGCCACCCAAATGACCATGGCGTTTCCCACAAGGCCGAACAGGACAGTCACAGTGAAGATGATGACGGCGACCTTGGCAGCGATGGCCTCGATGTCCCCGCTGCCCTCCTGCCTCTTATTGAGGatgtgaggagacagagacgtGTTTAGGAACATTGTTCCACTGGAAAGGAGAAAACATGGATGAAgggagaaaaagacaaatcCAGCAAAGACGCAACCTATGTCAGACGTATGTCGTAATGgcagttgccatggaaaccaatGACGCTGGACCGGAGAGATGACAACCAGGAGCTGCCAATGTGAATTTGTAAGGAAATGTTATTCCCAGAAATGAACCAAACACCAGTAATCCCAGTCTGAGTggaacagaatgagcagaaactgctgatccaggaagagaaagatgagagaggcACTAAAAAAGGACTGTAAcggaaaaacaaaagcatcaaacctacaaatgtttaaaagataaatatatacagtatatatatatttaacttgATCACAATAATTCTTACATCTAATTTACTCAGGGATGATTTTGAGTCAGACTTGAgtcagacgcacacacacacacacacacacacatacatacacccccccacacacacacacaaacacaaacacaaacatatatacacacacacacatacatacacttCTGTATTTGTAGCAGTTTCGTTCTGTGTTTACTTCATCTTTCTTCAGAAGGGAACCACTGCGCTGTTGCTCATATGACTGATAAGCTTGAATAAAACTATCCTGTCTAGTCTTTATGTCATGTGATATATGTATATAATCCAGTATAACTGAAGCGGCTGCATCAGGCTACCTGGTAGAATCACCTCATGTGTAACTGCTTCCAGTCCCACTGGTTCCGTCAGATGGAGAAGAAACTGTTCTGATATCTGTTTGTTTCACTAATGAGGGGAAAGAAAGACGTTCTGACCTATAAATAtcccacaaacaggaagtcacccaTCTTTCCATTGAAAGAGACTAAAGACTCGAAAGACTCTTTCCATGGAAAGATGGGTGACTGATGGGTGAAAGTTTAGGGGAGTCCCTGCTGTTCTCTTCTCTTTGATCAAACACCTGGAATCTGAAGCTTTTGGTCTGGTTGGTTCCTGTCTGGATCCACCAGCAGACCAACATCAGATCCAGACACAAACATTGGAAACTCCATCAAGTAATCAAGAGAACCATCATACTCACATGACTGAGTGGAGGTCAAGCGCTGGGTTTTGGTCTCTTGAACGCCCGCAGACCCCAGATGTGCTGCTCCAGGCTGGGTACACATGTCCCTGAGAGCTGCCTGTACCATTCAACACaattcatctctctctctctctctctctctctctctctctctctctctctctctcacacacacacacacacacacacacacagggggaggGGCCTAGGCTGCGAAAAGCGACAAAGGAAACAAGAACTAACAATTGTGCAGCAAAGTTTGTCTCAGCCAAAATTGTTCACAAATTATTGATAAACTCATAAATAAGAGGATCATCACAGGTGTTTTCAACCCAATTCTAAAGAAAAATGCGTGTAAAAAGACACAGCATAAATTGACAAAGACTGAAATAGCCTGTAACACACATCATAAAGATACCGCATGTTTGCACACATGTTTACATAGAGTGCATATCTTTTAAACAGCAGAAACATTACCGAACCATACTGTCAATAAACTACTAACTAATGCAAAGATAAATGCATCAAGATGAAATGAAGGTTCTTAACAGAAACCAAATGCTGTTATATAAATTAAACAAACTCATGTAATACAAATATACTGTCTATTCTCTTGTAAtgaaatctatttatttattttattccttgTTTCTTAAGCAATTTGCACATCTGTATTGATTCAATTGCTTTTTATATTTTGAACAAAAAAGTGTTTCATAAACATTAACCAATAATCTattacttattttaaaaaagattatcTTATTTGTTAAAATATGACGTAATACttgattgaaataaaaaaaaaccagtaaTTTTTCTACCGTGTTCGACTGCTGCCCCCAAGTGGTCACATGTAAAACTGCAACATGTACAAACAACATGGCAAAGTCagtgctgggggtgggggttgttgAAAAAGATTTGCTTGAGCTGTTGCATTTGATATAAAGAGGGGAGGTCGGTTATGCAGATTCAGCCACCACTACGTGCAGTCTGTCAAAGTCTCAACAGTGAATGTGACAGTTTGGAAGAACTGTAATTGCCTAGCAACAGCTGAATTACATCAGCTCCCGTGGATCCCACTATTGTAAGTCGGTCTCACCACACTCCAGCGTGTTGCTCTCAAACAAAACTAATCCTCAGACAGTTTTACGGGTAGTTTCATCATGTGGTTTGAAACTGTCGGCTGCTCTGCAGAGAAGGAACATTTACTTAGATGTCAGTGTTCCATCTGTGAGACACATCAGGAGGACACGGGTAAGCCAGTCTTTTATTTCAGACCTTTAGCCTCAGACTGTCTTAATCTGGCCTGAGGAGAAACTCTCCCCCTGTGAGCCTCCACAGAGTTCAGATCAAGGAAACatgtgcagcatccagcagcagacGTGGACGGACGACTCTTGTTCCCTCGACATGCGACAGCTCTGATGAAAGGACGGACATTTCCAGGCAACCGTATTCTACAGTGTCATTATCTGCTCGGGTGTCATTGTCTCCTGAGTTGCCCTCACGTTGACCTGTTCAATAGTTCCCCTGAGCTGTGCTGCAAACTCAGATAGATGGTCCTGGTGAGCTCACACCCCTGCCTGGTGACAGAGATAAGGAATCACACACCACAGGCTGAACGCGGACCCTCATCTATCTGTGATGagcaaaaataacacaatatcCTTTACCGCCAGCATCGGAGGATTCCTGCTGGGCCCCATTCAGAAGCTGCTCGGGAACAAAGGAATGAAGCTTGCTGGTTGTTTAGATGAAGCTGCCTGTCGGTGTTTCCAGGGTTTGGTGATAATcttctgtttttgccatgaCGCATTCAAGGGTCTTCCTCTGTGAGCGAGCCATCCCACCTGATTGTTCTCCTGTTCCTCTGAGATTTAGATTACATCGTCCAGGGCCTGATGAGACTGCGGCCCAAACTCATCCATCATGATGTTCCTCCATCACCGCAGATGATGACACTGTCACTAGGAAACGAGCAAAACCGGGGCAGCAGACGCTCCATTGACGAAGCTTCTGCGAGGAGATCCTCTTTGCTAACGTTACACCGAAGGAGACGTAGAACAGctgttcattttaatttcctgCTGTTGGCTCCTG from Takifugu rubripes chromosome 12, fTakRub1.2, whole genome shotgun sequence harbors:
- the LOC115251635 gene encoding LOW QUALITY PROTEIN: zinc transporter Slc39a7-like (The sequence of the model RefSeq protein was modified relative to this genomic sequence to represent the inferred CDS: inserted 1 base in 1 codon); this translates as MFHGASKWSAEANLPKEEPHGHGHGHDHGHGHAHDHGHAHDHGHAHDHGHGHDHGHGHAHDHGHAHDHGHAHDHGHAHDHGHAHDQKEESGHRGSQGWKKDKRKAPQRDMVELWMQAIGSTLLISAAPFLILFLIPVQSNSDQHQNLLKILLSFASGGLLGDAFLHLIPHALAPHSHHGDDHGHAHXSEESHGHSHGAEHDHVMSVGLWVLGGLVAFLIVEKFVRLLKGNEGHGHSHSSSQAKPKEKHSDDEDEKEKEKTAKATKDEPCTDIKVSGYLNLAADVIHNFTDGLAMGASFLVSPTVGTITTLTILLHEVPHEIGDFAILIQSGCTKRKAIFLQLLTALGAVAGTICSLLAQGAGTAATTWILPFTAGGFVYIATVTVLPELLVGRSSFGQSVMEILALLFGVGMMVVIAEYE
- the LOC115251639 gene encoding C3a anaphylatoxin chemotactic receptor-like isoform X1, which codes for MFLNTSLSPHILNKRQEGSGDIEAIAAKVAVIIFTVTVLFGLVGNAMVIWVAGFKLKPNVTNVWLVNLAVADFVFCSTRILSLIKKLFYDHWPYGLFFCRFNGFFKYANMFCSVFLLAIISMDRVLCVWQPFFAKRRRTLLAARTVAIGVWIAAVILSTPYFVYRRVSMGNNNLSRCSTGVDDGQSSTNVALYTNRFLCGFLLPFIVILVCYILAGVGIRRTRLSGKSRPLRILASLVIAFFVCWAPYHCIQLVKLVDAKNEAVKILSPLTSAVAYFNSCINPLLYFCMGLQGRGHFRQSLTGVYKRALEDDLERQMMQSNEQSLDDSTTSKHSTVMATGRSLAVKATPTFS
- the LOC115251639 gene encoding C3a anaphylatoxin chemotactic receptor-like isoform X2, with the translated sequence MVIWVAGFKLKPNVTNVWLVNLAVADFVFCSTRILSLIKKLFYDHWPYGLFFCRFNGFFKYANMFCSVFLLAIISMDRVLCVWQPFFAKRRRTLLAARTVAIGVWIAAVILSTPYFVYRRVSMGNNNLSRCSTGVDDGQSSTNVALYTNRFLCGFLLPFIVILVCYILAGVGIRRTRLSGKSRPLRILASLVIAFFVCWAPYHCIQLVKLVDAKNEAVKILSPLTSAVAYFNSCINPLLYFCMGLQGRGHFRQSLTGVYKRALEDDLERQMMQSNEQSLDDSTTSKHSTVMATGRSLAVKATPTFS